The Chloroflexota bacterium DNA segment ATTGTCCTAACAACATCTCGATCGCGTGCGTAACCGTTTCAGCGCGCAGCAAGGGATTGGTGCTATGCGTTTGCAGATAAAAATCAGCGACGACTTGCGATATATCATAGGCCAGGATTTCATTCATCGGGATCGTATCGGCGCGTAGATGTTCTGGACGTTCTATCACGCGCACTGTGGGAAAGTTTTCCCGCAGACCATCTTGCACTTTCGAGCTATCGGTGTTAACTACAACCTCGTCAATTTGTGGCACACTCAATAGCTTTTCGATAATGTGATGAAAAAGCGGCTTCCCCGCCAGGGAGCGAAAATTTTTCCCCGGCACGCGCTGGGAACAATGCCGCATGGGGACAAGAGCGACAATTTTGGTCATAGCGTGATTATACCCTCACTCCTCATACTCAATCGGTTGGATGCGGCGCGGGGCGGGCGTTTTTTCATCCAGAATACCCGGCGGATAGTAAAAGGCACGGTGCATCCGGGCATCTACTCTACCTGAATAACGATAACCGCGATACGTACCCCAATATTGGTACAGGCGAAACCAGAGAATGCTGCGCCAATGCCGGGCAAGCACTCGTTCTCGGCGGGCTTGCAACAAATCCGAAAACGTGCTGCCCAGCCACAAACGGACGAAGTTCCACAGGCTAAACTGGCTATGCGGCAAAATCTGTTTCATAGCGATGGCCTCGCGGCGGTAGCGATTATAGACAGTTGCGGGTTGCTCATCGTGCAAATGAATCACCTCGGCCTCGGCCAAATACGCAATCGCGTGCCCCTGCTGGCTGGCCCAACTGCTCCAGGCCAAATCTTCAAGGCCGGTTAAATCTTCATTATAAGGATGCTGATCCCACAGCGAGCGTCGGATAGCGGCGTTAGCATTATGTGAATACGGATGTCCCTGCCGCGGCTGCGACGTATCGGGGAAATATTTACGAAAAAATTGATACTCTGAATAATGATTCGTTTCGCCGCCGCGCTGTTTGCCGTAGCTCACCGCAACGTCGTCATCGGCAAAAGGCTCCAGCAGCCGCTCCAACCAGTCGGGGTAGACCGGGTAGCAATGCGCGCTGGTGATCACAATCAACTCTCCGCTCGCCGCCCGAATACCTGTATTCAATGAACGTCCAAAGGTAAATTCTTCGGGCCTAATCTCAACGATCTTCACTGGATAGCGCGAAGCAATTGCCACGGTATCATCGGACGAACCTGAATCGACCAGAATGATCTCGACATCCTCAAGCGTCTGTTGGGTGATTCCTGTCAACAGGCGGCCAATGTGTTTTTCTTCGTTATAGGCTCGAATCACCAACGAGCAACGCAGTTTGCTACCAGTCATTATTTTGCTCATAGCCTAGCCGAATCAACAAATCACCCGCTACTTCTTTGAAAAGCAATCTATGCGCTTCGCTAAACGATTCGCGCCATTTGCCAATTTTTCCGCTGCGAAAAGTGGGAGATTTTTGCGGGTCAATGGCGGATTCTAACGCCCGAAGGGCTTCCTGCTCTCTAACCAGAATGTTCAGCCCGCGGCTCCGGGCGTGGTTCAGCACCCGCAGCAGAGTCTTTTCTCGATGGCTAATGAAATCCTCATAGAGCAATGTCAACACCTCGGGACGGTCGAACCACCCCAAATAAGGTTCAAAGCGTCCATGAATATCCGGGAAAGGCACAGCCAAATCGGGCCGCCCTAGAATACTTGTCCGCAAACGCTCATCA contains these protein-coding regions:
- a CDS encoding glycosyltransferase family 2 protein, whose product is MTGSKLRCSLVIRAYNEEKHIGRLLTGITQQTLEDVEIILVDSGSSDDTVAIASRYPVKIVEIRPEEFTFGRSLNTGIRAASGELIVITSAHCYPVYPDWLERLLEPFADDDVAVSYGKQRGGETNHYSEYQFFRKYFPDTSQPRQGHPYSHNANAAIRRSLWDQHPYNEDLTGLEDLAWSSWASQQGHAIAYLAEAEVIHLHDEQPATVYNRYRREAIAMKQILPHSQFSLWNFVRLWLGSTFSDLLQARRERVLARHWRSILWFRLYQYWGTYRGYRYSGRVDARMHRAFYYPPGILDEKTPAPRRIQPIEYEE
- a CDS encoding acylneuraminate cytidylyltransferase family protein, with translation MTKIVALVPMRHCSQRVPGKNFRSLAGKPLFHHIIEKLLSVPQIDEVVVNTDSSKVQDGLRENFPTVRVIERPEHLRADTIPMNEILAYDISQVVADFYLQTHSTNPLLRAETVTHAIEMLLGQYPTCDSLFSVTRLHTRLWDQLGRAVNHNPAMLLRTQDLPPVYEENSCMYIFTADILKTRRNRLGERPLMFEIDAAEAWDIDEELDFEIVDFLMRKRLDV